The Thiobacillus sp. genome contains the following window.
AACAGTGACCGGAGCATGCCTGGCGCCATGAGCCCCGCCCTGAACACCCTCAAGGCCTACCTGGACCTGTGCCGGGTCAGCAACCTGCCCACCGTCTGGACCAATGTGCTGGCGGCCATGTTGCTGGCCACGGGCAGCTTCATGCCAGGGGAATACCTGCTACTGGCCTTCGCCCTGTCCTGCTTCTATCTGGCGGGCATGAGCTTCAACGACCTGTGCGACCTGGAACACGACCGGCGTCACCGGCCCGGCAGGCCGCTGCCCTCCGGCCGCGTGACTATCCTGGGGGCACGCATGCTCACCCTGGCCCTGTTTGCCGGCGGTTTCCTGGCCCTGGCCCTGGCGCCACGGCCGTCGGGTCTCGTCGCAGGCCTGGCGCTGCTGGCCGCCATCGTCGCCTACGACCTGCGCCACAAGGGCAACCCTTTCAGCGTACTGCTCATGGCCGCCTGCCGGGGGCTGGTGTTCGTCGTCGTGGGCCTGGCCCTGACGGACACCCTGCAGCCCTTCCTGCTGTTGGGCGCCGGTGTGCAGTTCTCCTGGGTCGTGTTCGTCAGCCTGGCGGCCCGGCATGAGGGCCGGCGCGGCGTCCCCTATCCCTTTCCCCTGGTGCCCGCCCTCATCGCCGGCATCGCCCTGGTGGATGGACTGCTCCTGGCCGTCCTGGTGGCGCCCGCCTGGTTCGCTGCCGGCGTGGTGGGCGCGCTGCTGACCTGGGTCGGCCAGCGTTTCGTGCGGGGCGACTGACATGAACGTCCTTGACAATCCCTTGACACGGCGGAGCTGGTTGTCATTTTTCTGGCTGAGCATAATCGTTAAAGTAGTCCTGTAGTCCTGTAGTCCTGTAGTCCTGTAGGACGAGGGTCCATTTTTTTATTGGCTGGAGGTTTTTCCATGAAACGTCTGCTTCTCGCTTTATCCCTGATCGCCCTGGCCCATTCCGCTGCCGTGAGCGCGGCTGAAACGGTCCGGGTTCTGTCCGATCGCACCGAATCCCATCTCAAACCCATGTTCGACTCCTTCACCAGGGCGACCGGCATCCAGGTGGAAGCCGTTTTCATGGACAAGGGCCTCATCGACCGCGTGGCGGGCAACCCCACCGAGGCGGACGTGGTGATCACCAAGGACGCCGAACTGATGGAGATCGCCCGGGACAAGGGTCTCCTGCAAGCCTACAACTCCGGCCTCATCAACAAGGCCATCGACAAGCGCTTTATCGGCCCAGGCTCCAGCTACTTCGTCGACGCCTACCGGGCCCGGGTGATCTTCTACTCCAAGGCCCGGGTCAAGCCGGAGGAACTGTCCACCTACGCCGACCTGGCATCTCCCAGGTGGAAGGGCAAGCTGTGCGTCCGTTCCGGCTACCATGACTACAACATCGCCCTGTTCAGCCAGATGAACGTGGCCTACGGCCCCGAGCAGACCCGCGCCATCATCCAGGGCCTCCACGACAACCTGGCCCGGGAGCCCAAAGGCAACGACCGGGAGCAGGCCAAGACCATCCACGCCGGCAAGTGTGATCTGGCCCTGATGAACGTGTATTACCACCCCATCATGATGGACAACCCGGAGCAGCGCCCCTGGGCCGAGGGCATCGGCGTCTTCTACCCGGACCAGAGCCGCGCCGGCGCCTTCATCATGCGCAGCGCCCTGGGCCTGACCAAGGCCAAGCGCAACGTGGCCGCCGCCACGAAACTGATGGAGTACTTTGCCAGCGATGAAGGCCAGGCCCTGATGAGCAACGTGACCTACCAGTTCCCCACCAACCCCGGTGTGCCCCTGAATCCCAAGCTCGCCACGCTGGGGGCCGAGCAGCCCGGTGTGAAGGGCGGCCAGTTCAAGATGAACTTCGTGCCCCTGACGACTGCCGCCCAGCAGCGGGAAGCGGTGGTGAAGGTGCTGAACGAGGTCCAGTTCGACAAGCTCTGACCCTGACCACCACATCATGCGCCGGGCTCCCAGCCCGGTCTCCACGCCTCCTGAACCCGACGCCATGCCCATGATCCTGTCCCTGCTGGCCCTCGTGATGCTGGTCAGCATCCCTGGCCTATATGTCCTGGGCCAGGGCATGGCCCAGTTCTCCATGCCCTGGTGGACCCACCTGGCCGACACGGTCCTGCCCCAGTACCTGCTGGATTCCATGCTGGTGACGGGCGGCGCCACTGTCTTCGCCCTGGTGACGGGCGGACTGCCGGCCTGGATGAGCTTCCGCTATGTCTTCCCGGGGCGGGCCTGGTGCGTGTTCAGCCAGTTGCTGCCGCTCACCATTCCCGCCTACGTGGCCGCCGGTCTCTACATCGAGGCATTTACGGCCGACTTCTTCGTCAGCCGCTGGGCCCTGGCCATGGAACTGGGCGCGGCGGCCTCCCCCCTGGTCTTCATGTTCCTGCGCCTGGCCCTGGCGCGCCTGCCCGCCGCCCTGTTCGAGACCGCGGCCTCCCTGGGCAACGGATCCTTCCACCGCCTGTGGCGGGTGGGCCTGCCCCTCCTGGCCATGCCCATCATCGCCGCCGCCTGCCTGGTGGCCGCCGAGGCCCTGGGCGAGTTCGGCGCCTCCAGCCGGCTGGGCATCACCACCTTGAGCGTGGGCCTCCACGAGCAATGGCACGCCCTCCAGCGCCCGGAATTGGCCACCATGCTGGCCCTGGTCCTGTTCCTGCTGGCGGTACTGCTGGCCACGCCCGTGATCCGCCTGGGCCTGGGCGGCCAGCGCGCCCACCACGCCGGCAGCCTGCAGACCCTCCAGCCCCTCCGGGCATCGCCCCTGGGTGCCCTGGGCATCCATCTGGCCTGCCTGCTGGCTGTGCTGCCCGGCTTCTGGGGTCCCCTCTGGCTGGCCCTGGGCTGGGCGCAGGAGCGGCTGGACAAAACCAACCTGGCACCCCTGTTCGGCGATGCCGGCAATACCCTGGCCACCGCCCTGGCCTGCGTCGCCGTCTGCCTGGCCCTGACCCTGCTGTTCGCCTACCTGCTGGAGACCGGCGAGCGGGTGCGGCGCAGCGACCGCTCGGTCTGGCTGGTGGCGGTCAACTACCTGACCCCGTCCATGGTCCTGGCCCTGGCCTGGCTCGCCAGCGGCCTCTCCGGGCGGTGGGTGGTCGTCCTGGCCATGGCGGTCAAGCTGTTGCCCCTGCTGCTGCTGCCGGTGGCGGACGCCCTGGCGCGAGTGCCCGCGGCCCAGGTGGAAACGGCCCGCGGGCTGGGCCATGCCCGG
Protein-coding sequences here:
- a CDS encoding UbiA family prenyltransferase, with protein sequence MPGAMSPALNTLKAYLDLCRVSNLPTVWTNVLAAMLLATGSFMPGEYLLLAFALSCFYLAGMSFNDLCDLEHDRRHRPGRPLPSGRVTILGARMLTLALFAGGFLALALAPRPSGLVAGLALLAAIVAYDLRHKGNPFSVLLMAACRGLVFVVVGLALTDTLQPFLLLGAGVQFSWVVFVSLAARHEGRRGVPYPFPLVPALIAGIALVDGLLLAVLVAPAWFAAGVVGALLTWVGQRFVRGD
- a CDS encoding extracellular solute-binding protein, with translation MKRLLLALSLIALAHSAAVSAAETVRVLSDRTESHLKPMFDSFTRATGIQVEAVFMDKGLIDRVAGNPTEADVVITKDAELMEIARDKGLLQAYNSGLINKAIDKRFIGPGSSYFVDAYRARVIFYSKARVKPEELSTYADLASPRWKGKLCVRSGYHDYNIALFSQMNVAYGPEQTRAIIQGLHDNLAREPKGNDREQAKTIHAGKCDLALMNVYYHPIMMDNPEQRPWAEGIGVFYPDQSRAGAFIMRSALGLTKAKRNVAAATKLMEYFASDEGQALMSNVTYQFPTNPGVPLNPKLATLGAEQPGVKGGQFKMNFVPLTTAAQQREAVVKVLNEVQFDKL
- a CDS encoding iron ABC transporter permease; translated protein: MRRAPSPVSTPPEPDAMPMILSLLALVMLVSIPGLYVLGQGMAQFSMPWWTHLADTVLPQYLLDSMLVTGGATVFALVTGGLPAWMSFRYVFPGRAWCVFSQLLPLTIPAYVAAGLYIEAFTADFFVSRWALAMELGAAASPLVFMFLRLALARLPAALFETAASLGNGSFHRLWRVGLPLLAMPIIAAACLVAAEALGEFGASSRLGITTLSVGLHEQWHALQRPELATMLALVLFLLAVLLATPVIRLGLGGQRAHHAGSLQTLQPLRASPLGALGIHLACLLAVLPGFWGPLWLALGWAQERLDKTNLAPLFGDAGNTLATALACVAVCLALTLLFAYLLETGERVRRSDRSVWLVAVNYLTPSMVLALAWLASGLSGRWVVVLAMAVKLLPLLLLPVADALARVPAAQVETARGLGHARLHTWYRVLLPQLVPVLAGGVLLVFVLAATELTLSLALQPFGYGALSLRIFAWAGINMTQLASVWVICLCLLCLYPVWRLSRLIDHSNQPPGGATHA